One part of the Streptomyces sp. AM 2-1-1 genome encodes these proteins:
- a CDS encoding zinc-binding dehydrogenase, translating to MKAVEIRRFGGPEGLAVVDLPVPVPAAGQVVIATEAVGVGGVDTVIRSGALAAYGFKEGHIPGGEVAGTVTAVGDGVDMSWIGRRVWGSTGTGGGYVERAVVLAEEVLPLPSGLSSIDAVTLGSSGVVAHFGLRHARFAPGETVLVRGAAGSIGIMAVQLAARGGAAAVAVTTSSAERGERLHRLGATHVLDRSGDGGADAPAGYDVIIDVVAGADMPSFFDRLNPNGRMVAVGAVAGQPPADFGTKIMAAFQKSMSFAAFSAATVSGADRRAVRGEQFAAAVRGEIETVVHEVLPLDGAALAHRKMDAGEVFGRIVLTP from the coding sequence GTGAAGGCAGTCGAGATACGGAGGTTCGGAGGTCCTGAAGGGCTGGCCGTGGTCGATCTGCCGGTACCCGTACCCGCAGCCGGGCAGGTGGTGATCGCCACGGAGGCGGTGGGCGTGGGCGGTGTCGACACCGTGATCCGCAGCGGAGCCCTGGCCGCCTACGGATTCAAGGAGGGCCACATACCGGGGGGTGAGGTGGCTGGCACCGTGACCGCGGTCGGCGACGGAGTCGACATGTCGTGGATCGGCCGCCGGGTGTGGGGCTCCACCGGAACCGGTGGAGGCTACGTCGAACGCGCCGTCGTGCTGGCCGAGGAGGTTCTTCCCCTCCCGAGCGGCCTCTCCTCCATCGACGCGGTGACCCTCGGCAGCTCCGGGGTGGTCGCCCACTTCGGCCTTCGCCACGCCCGTTTCGCCCCCGGGGAGACGGTCCTCGTGCGCGGCGCAGCCGGCAGCATCGGCATCATGGCGGTGCAACTCGCCGCACGCGGAGGTGCCGCCGCGGTGGCGGTCACGACCTCGTCGGCCGAACGCGGCGAACGGCTGCACCGTCTCGGTGCGACCCATGTGCTGGACCGCTCCGGTGACGGAGGCGCAGATGCTCCCGCCGGCTACGACGTCATCATCGACGTGGTGGCCGGTGCGGACATGCCGTCGTTCTTCGACCGGCTCAACCCCAACGGCCGCATGGTGGCCGTGGGCGCGGTGGCGGGTCAGCCGCCGGCGGACTTCGGCACGAAAATCATGGCGGCCTTCCAGAAGTCGATGTCCTTCGCCGCCTTCAGCGCGGCCACCGTCAGCGGGGCCGACCGGCGTGCCGTACGCGGCGAGCAGTTCGCTGCAGCCGTACGCGGCGAGATCGAGACGGTGGTGCACGAGGTGTTGCCCCTCGACGGCGCCGCGCTGGCGCACCGGAAGATGGACGCGGGCGAGGTCTTCGGCAGGATCGTGCTGACGCCGTAG
- a CDS encoding TetR/AcrR family transcriptional regulator, whose translation MTDQVPHLLRSDARDNRERILDAARALFSAEGLDVPMREIARRAGVGPATLYRHFPTKQTLVTDAFADQLHACRTLVDEGCADPDPWRGLCLVIEKICELHARDRGFTEAFLSTFPGATDVAAGRAYTVRAVAGLALRAQGSGRLRPDFVLDDLVLVLMANKGISATSTDTRIKASRRFAALAIQAFEACPRHAPLPPAARLGAAVAPESR comes from the coding sequence GTGACCGACCAAGTGCCTCACCTCCTGCGATCCGACGCGCGGGACAACCGCGAACGCATCCTCGACGCGGCCCGGGCGCTGTTCTCCGCCGAGGGCCTGGACGTGCCGATGCGCGAGATCGCGCGGCGGGCCGGGGTGGGGCCCGCCACCTTGTACCGTCACTTCCCCACCAAGCAGACGCTGGTCACCGACGCTTTCGCGGACCAGCTGCACGCCTGCCGCACCCTCGTCGACGAAGGGTGTGCCGATCCCGATCCTTGGCGCGGCCTGTGCCTGGTGATCGAGAAGATCTGTGAGCTTCACGCCCGCGATCGGGGCTTCACCGAAGCCTTCCTGTCGACCTTCCCGGGGGCGACCGATGTCGCGGCGGGCCGTGCGTACACGGTACGAGCGGTCGCCGGACTCGCCTTGCGGGCCCAGGGAAGCGGGCGTCTGCGGCCCGACTTCGTCCTGGACGACCTCGTCCTCGTGCTCATGGCCAACAAGGGGATCAGCGCCACCTCGACCGACACCCGGATCAAGGCCTCCCGACGCTTCGCCGCGTTGGCGATCCAGGCGTTCGAAGCCTGTCCCCGGCACGCACCCCTGCCGCCGGCAGCCCGGCTGGGGGCAGCGGTAGCGCCGGAGAGCCGCTAG